A single region of the Rattus rattus isolate New Zealand chromosome 8, Rrattus_CSIRO_v1, whole genome shotgun sequence genome encodes:
- the Msantd2 gene encoding myb/SANT-like DNA-binding domain-containing protein 2 isoform X4: MPPPFSARSSGASGPSFSPPEGSGQSQHAGGERQKFAGRLSQPDTSTEHSACCEPLSPEPGPRVAPETVVAGCGGASLPGGAAAAAWKMAAPCGSELPANSPLKIPKMEVLSPASPGDLSDGNPSLSDPSTPRGASPLGPGSAAGSGAAASGGLGLGLGGRSAASSSVSFSPGGGSGGAAAAAAAACRGMSWTPAETNALIAVWGNERLVEARYQQLEGAGTVFGSKAPGPAMYERVSRALAELGYERTPSQCRERIKLVRCPDLNAVLQLWPHRC; the protein is encoded by the coding sequence ATGCCCCCACCCTTCTCAGCCCGGAGCTCCGGTGCGTCGGGTCCCAGCTTCTCGCCTCCGGAGGGGAGCGGCCAGAGCCAACATGCTGGAGGGGAAAGGCAAAAATTTGCCGGCCGCTTGAGCCAGCCAGACACATCCACCGAGCACTCAGCTTGCTGCGAGCCACTCAGCCCCGAGCCAGGCCCTAGGGTAGCCCCGGAGACCGTGGTGGCCGGATGCGGGGGTGCGTCACTTCCGGGCGGTGCAGCGGCGGCGGCTTGGAAGATGGCTGCGCCCTGTGGCTCGGAGCTGCCCGCCAACTCGCCGCTAAAAATTCCGAAGATGGAGGTGCTCTCCCCGGCTTCTCCTGGCGACCTGAGCGACGGGAACCCATCACTGTCCGACCCTTCCACGCCTCGGGGAGCCTCACCTCTCGGGCCGGGCAGCGCGGCGGGCTCGGGGGCCGCGGCGTCCGGGGGTcttgggctggggctggggggccGCAGCGCTGCCTCGTCCTCGGTCTCCTTCTCGCCCGGCGGCGGCAGTGGCGGGGCTGCGGCGGCCGCTGCCGCCGCCTGCCGGGGCATGTCGTGGACGCCGGCAGAGACGAACGCGCTCATCGCTGTGTGGGGCAACGAGCGGCTGGTGGAGGCGCGGTACCAGCAGCTGGAGGGAGCCGGCACGGTATTCGGCAGCAAGGCCCCTGGGCCGGCCATGTACGAGCGCGTGTCCCGGGCCCTGGCCGAGCTGGGCTACGAGCGGACCCCGTCCCAATGCCGGGAGCGCATCAAG